In a single window of the Halobaculum lipolyticum genome:
- a CDS encoding universal stress protein — protein sequence MTDTRFADIVVGTDGSEPGGAAVETAYALAAALGARVHPCTVVDPYPTGQRLTDLRRHRAAAADLVDRLRDRADRAGVDADPTVREGRPHAELTAYAAETDADLIVVGTHGRGGARRALLGSVAEKLIRTADVPVLVTHEGDDAGRTWGPESRLLVATDGSDAARPAERVGVGLAASLDARLAAVSVVDEAAALSTVGGGMLGGDTIAAVKRALDERADRALTRVSALADDAGVDADSTVLVGEPGAAIRDYAADTDTDLIVVGTHGRGGIRRVVIGSIAERVIRGADRPVLVVPARAGSLAEERDDDEDGDNDDDGDDGEE from the coding sequence ATGACCGACACCCGGTTCGCCGACATCGTCGTCGGCACCGACGGCAGCGAGCCCGGCGGGGCGGCCGTCGAGACGGCGTACGCGCTCGCGGCGGCGCTGGGCGCGCGTGTCCACCCCTGCACCGTCGTCGACCCGTACCCGACCGGACAGCGGCTGACGGACCTGCGGCGCCACCGAGCGGCCGCGGCCGACCTCGTCGACCGCCTCCGCGACCGCGCCGACCGTGCCGGCGTCGACGCCGACCCCACCGTCCGCGAGGGGCGACCCCACGCGGAGCTGACCGCCTACGCCGCGGAGACGGACGCCGACCTGATCGTCGTCGGCACCCACGGCCGCGGCGGCGCCCGGCGCGCGCTGCTCGGGAGCGTCGCCGAGAAACTGATCCGCACCGCGGACGTGCCCGTCCTCGTCACCCACGAGGGCGACGACGCCGGCCGCACCTGGGGACCGGAGAGCCGCCTGCTCGTCGCCACCGACGGCAGCGACGCCGCCCGTCCCGCCGAGCGCGTCGGCGTCGGTCTCGCGGCGTCGTTGGACGCGCGCCTCGCCGCCGTCAGCGTCGTCGACGAGGCGGCCGCCCTCTCGACGGTCGGCGGCGGCATGCTCGGTGGGGACACGATCGCGGCGGTCAAGCGCGCGCTCGACGAGCGCGCCGACCGGGCGCTGACTCGCGTGTCGGCGCTGGCCGACGACGCCGGCGTCGACGCCGACTCGACGGTGCTCGTCGGCGAGCCGGGCGCGGCGATCCGCGACTACGCGGCCGACACCGACACCGACCTGATCGTCGTCGGCACCCACGGCCGCGGCGGGATCCGCCGCGTGGTGATCGGGAGCATCGCCGAGCGCGTCATCCGCGGCGCCGACCGGCCGGTGCTGGTCGTGCCGGCGCGAGCGGGGTCGCTCGCCGAGGAGAGGGACGACGACGAAGACGGCGACAACGACGACGACGGGGACGACGGCGAGGAGTAG
- a CDS encoding DUF357 domain-containing protein, producing the protein MPADLDEKTTRYGEMLADALAAAEVCVPEGTPLYDAALECEEMAVSYLDDGRHFRANDDPVNALAAYSYGYGWLDCGVRMGLFAIPDDTDLFTTE; encoded by the coding sequence ATGCCCGCCGACCTCGACGAGAAGACGACCCGCTACGGCGAGATGCTCGCTGACGCGCTCGCTGCGGCGGAGGTGTGCGTCCCCGAGGGGACCCCCCTGTACGACGCGGCGCTGGAGTGCGAGGAGATGGCCGTCTCGTACCTCGACGACGGCCGCCACTTCCGCGCGAACGACGACCCCGTGAACGCGCTCGCCGCCTACTCGTACGGCTACGGCTGGCTCGACTGCGGCGTGAGGATGGGGCTGTTCGCGATCCCCGACGACACCGACCTGTTCACGACGGAGTGA
- a CDS encoding Lrp/AsnC family transcriptional regulator, translated as MKNGELDSIDRHILYYLQQDARSTSSSDIAEKLDLSASTVRTRLNKLESSGVVRGYHIDIDYDLAGYPLYTKIICTATIPKRDELANEARDIRGVTAVREIMTGERNVYVNAIGRDHDDLDRITKDLDALGLDIIDEQIIRDEYVCPYHGFLDPDEDHDHDGGDRGDGG; from the coding sequence ATGAAGAACGGCGAGCTAGACTCGATCGATCGCCACATCCTCTACTACCTCCAGCAGGACGCGCGGTCGACGTCGTCGAGCGACATCGCCGAGAAGCTCGACCTCTCGGCGAGCACCGTCCGGACTCGGCTCAACAAACTGGAGTCGAGCGGCGTGGTCCGGGGGTACCACATCGACATCGACTACGATCTGGCGGGCTACCCGCTGTACACGAAGATCATCTGTACGGCGACGATCCCGAAGCGAGACGAACTCGCCAACGAGGCGCGCGACATCCGCGGCGTCACTGCCGTCCGGGAGATCATGACCGGCGAGCGCAACGTGTACGTGAACGCGATCGGGCGCGACCACGACGACCTCGACCGGATCACGAAGGACCTCGACGCGCTCGGGCTGGACATCATCGACGAGCAGATCATCCGCGACGAGTACGTCTGCCCGTACCACGGCTTCCTGGACCCCGACGAGGACCACGATCACGACGGCGGCGACCGCGGCGACGGCGGGTGA
- a CDS encoding amino acid permease, whose translation MKELERDLGLPSVLAISIGAMIGSGIFILPALALEIAGPAVILAYAIAGLLVVPAALSKSEMATAMPEAGGTYIYIERAMGPLFGTIAGVGTWFSLSFKGALALVGGVPYLLLVFDLPVTPVALGLAALLIVINVVGAKQTGRLQLAIVVVMLAALGWFAAGSAPSVERANYANFLGAGLEGVLAATGLVFVSYAGVTKVASVAEEVEDPGRNIPLGILGSLAFTTVLYVVIVAVLVGITDPGSVAGSLTPVAVGAEQTLGALGVAAVILAAVLALISTANAGILSSSRYPFAMSRDKLAPPSLSSVSERFGTPVASITLTGAVLLVLIAFVPILDIAKLASAFQIMVFAMINVALVAFREGSVEYEPEFTSPLYPWMQVFGAVAGLALLTQMGTVALAGAAAITLASVGWYLVYVRPRVDREGAASDAIRRQVGRESLADIESAVAARPDTREVLVALTKNVDEARERSLVALAADLVRGDDGRVVVVRFEEVPDQAPLTEGVTVQSDADRSFETRVAALGDELDVAVEADEIVSHDTKHAVVNFAAHRGVDTIVAEHEPLRLRSRLLGDPIDWVVRHAHCDVLLVDNLGYDEPREVVLSGDVGPYPPLSVDVAAAVAGANDGRISLWYPGEEDGPDNRRRLVEDYRAELAELLSVPVAAESVRTDGGHRPTPDLLIRRGADHRLRTALFDERPDLPTPGCTTVTVYPHQSRRPGLARRFAERLAF comes from the coding sequence ATGAAGGAACTCGAACGCGACCTCGGCCTGCCGTCGGTGCTGGCGATCAGCATCGGCGCGATGATCGGCAGCGGCATCTTCATCCTCCCGGCGCTGGCGCTGGAGATCGCCGGTCCGGCGGTGATCCTCGCGTACGCCATCGCCGGGCTGCTCGTCGTTCCGGCGGCGCTGTCGAAGTCCGAGATGGCGACCGCGATGCCGGAGGCCGGCGGCACGTACATCTACATCGAGCGGGCGATGGGGCCGCTGTTCGGCACGATCGCCGGGGTCGGGACGTGGTTCTCGCTGTCGTTCAAGGGCGCGCTCGCGCTCGTCGGCGGCGTACCGTACCTCCTCCTCGTGTTCGACCTGCCGGTGACGCCCGTCGCGTTGGGGCTGGCGGCGCTGCTCATCGTGATCAACGTCGTCGGCGCCAAACAGACCGGGCGGCTCCAACTCGCCATCGTCGTCGTGATGCTGGCGGCGCTGGGCTGGTTCGCCGCGGGGAGCGCCCCGAGCGTCGAGCGGGCCAACTACGCGAACTTCCTCGGCGCCGGCCTCGAGGGCGTGCTCGCGGCGACCGGGCTGGTGTTCGTCTCGTACGCGGGCGTCACGAAGGTCGCCAGCGTCGCCGAGGAGGTCGAAGACCCCGGCCGGAACATCCCGCTGGGGATCCTCGGGTCGCTCGCGTTCACGACCGTCCTGTACGTCGTCATCGTCGCGGTGCTGGTCGGGATCACCGACCCCGGCAGCGTCGCGGGGTCGCTCACGCCGGTCGCCGTCGGCGCCGAACAGACGCTCGGCGCGCTTGGCGTGGCCGCGGTGATCCTCGCCGCCGTACTCGCGCTCATCTCGACGGCCAACGCGGGCATCCTCTCGTCGTCGCGCTACCCGTTCGCGATGAGCCGCGACAAGCTCGCCCCGCCGTCGCTGTCGTCGGTCAGCGAGCGGTTCGGGACGCCGGTCGCGTCGATCACGCTCACCGGCGCGGTGCTGCTGGTGTTGATCGCGTTCGTGCCGATCCTCGACATCGCGAAGCTCGCGAGCGCCTTCCAGATCATGGTGTTCGCGATGATCAACGTCGCGCTCGTCGCCTTCCGCGAGGGGAGCGTCGAGTACGAGCCGGAGTTCACCTCGCCGCTGTACCCGTGGATGCAGGTGTTCGGCGCCGTCGCCGGGCTGGCGCTGCTCACGCAGATGGGCACGGTCGCGCTCGCCGGCGCGGCCGCCATCACTCTCGCCAGCGTGGGCTGGTACCTCGTGTACGTCCGCCCCCGCGTCGACCGCGAGGGCGCCGCCAGCGACGCGATCCGCCGGCAGGTCGGCCGGGAGTCGCTCGCCGACATCGAGTCGGCCGTCGCCGCCCGCCCCGACACCCGGGAGGTGCTCGTCGCGCTCACGAAGAACGTCGACGAGGCGCGCGAGCGCTCGCTGGTCGCGCTCGCGGCCGACCTCGTCCGCGGCGACGACGGGCGCGTGGTCGTCGTCCGCTTCGAGGAGGTGCCCGACCAGGCGCCGCTCACCGAGGGCGTGACGGTCCAGTCGGACGCCGACCGGTCGTTCGAGACGCGCGTGGCGGCGCTCGGCGACGAGCTGGACGTGGCCGTCGAGGCCGACGAGATCGTGAGCCACGACACGAAACACGCCGTCGTCAACTTCGCGGCCCACCGCGGCGTTGACACGATCGTCGCCGAGCACGAGCCGCTCCGGCTCCGCTCGCGGCTGCTCGGCGACCCCATCGACTGGGTCGTGCGCCACGCCCACTGCGACGTGCTGCTCGTCGACAACCTCGGCTACGACGAGCCGCGGGAGGTCGTCCTCTCGGGCGACGTCGGGCCGTACCCGCCGCTGTCGGTCGACGTCGCCGCGGCGGTCGCCGGGGCGAACGACGGCCGGATCTCGCTGTGGTACCCGGGCGAGGAGGACGGTCCCGACAACCGGCGACGGCTGGTCGAGGACTACCGGGCGGAGCTGGCGGAGCTGCTCTCGGTGCCGGTCGCCGCCGAGTCGGTGCGCACGGACGGCGGCCACCGCCCGACGCCCGACCTGCTGATCCGGCGCGGGGCCGACCACCGGCTCCGGACGGCGCTGTTCGACGAGCGGCCCGACCTCCCGACCCCCGGCTGCACGACCGTCACGGTGTACCCCCACCAGTCGCGCCGGCCGGGACTCGCGCGGCGGTTCGCCGAACGGCTGGCGTTCTGA
- a CDS encoding DUF7545 family protein, producing the protein MVGTETYTVTGPEGDSDDVDLPAGLVDLLAEQGENPSEVISDVILQAFAQQAHAIAHHSQGETPEDVAAINEKAEELFEERFGQSLSDAMGHSH; encoded by the coding sequence ATGGTCGGAACCGAAACCTACACCGTCACCGGACCCGAGGGCGACAGCGACGACGTGGACCTCCCCGCCGGACTCGTCGACCTGCTCGCGGAGCAGGGCGAGAACCCCAGCGAGGTCATCAGCGACGTAATCTTGCAGGCGTTCGCCCAGCAGGCCCACGCCATCGCCCACCACAGCCAGGGCGAGACCCCCGAGGACGTCGCCGCGATCAACGAGAAGGCCGAGGAACTGTTCGAGGAGCGGTTCGGCCAGAGCCTCAGCGACGCGATGGGCCACTCGCACTGA
- a CDS encoding ZIP family metal transporter — protein MTDLGAYVFVFVAGLITALATGLGALPFFFLDDISDRWNVVLWGLASGIMLGASLFGLVGEGLAYGGPLELGIGVAAGVLLVVVAHEVIEGAEVNPRTYEEADYKKLLLILGVLTVHSFPEGVAVGVSFAELGFDTVGGLVLFGTAVPLLAVFMTVAISIHNVPEGVAVSIPLRTLDVSPPKMVWWAVFSSLPQPVGAVIAFYFVTVARQFLPIGFGFAAGAMVYLVLTEFVPEALELGEGLAGDGKRELVGGMVAGAAAMVPLLSVTSL, from the coding sequence ATGACAGATCTCGGCGCGTACGTCTTCGTGTTCGTGGCGGGGTTGATCACGGCGCTGGCGACCGGACTGGGAGCGCTCCCGTTCTTCTTCCTCGACGACATCTCCGACCGCTGGAACGTGGTGTTGTGGGGGCTGGCGTCGGGGATCATGCTCGGGGCGTCGCTGTTCGGCCTGGTCGGGGAGGGACTGGCGTACGGCGGCCCGCTGGAGTTGGGGATCGGCGTCGCCGCGGGCGTGTTGCTCGTCGTCGTCGCCCACGAGGTGATCGAGGGCGCGGAGGTGAACCCCCGGACGTACGAGGAGGCGGACTACAAGAAGCTCCTGCTCATCCTCGGGGTGCTCACGGTCCACAGCTTCCCCGAGGGCGTCGCCGTCGGCGTCTCCTTCGCGGAGTTGGGGTTCGACACGGTCGGGGGGCTGGTGCTGTTCGGGACGGCCGTCCCCCTGCTGGCGGTGTTCATGACGGTCGCCATCTCGATCCACAACGTCCCGGAGGGGGTCGCGGTGTCGATCCCGCTGCGGACCCTCGACGTGTCGCCGCCGAAGATGGTGTGGTGGGCGGTGTTCTCCAGCCTCCCCCAGCCCGTCGGCGCGGTGATCGCGTTCTACTTCGTCACAGTCGCCCGGCAGTTCCTCCCGATCGGCTTCGGCTTCGCCGCCGGCGCGATGGTGTACCTCGTGCTCACGGAGTTCGTCCCCGAGGCGCTGGAGCTGGGTGAGGGGCTGGCCGGCGACGGCAAGCGCGAACTCGTCGGCGGGATGGTCGCGGGCGCGGCGGCGATGGTACCGCTGCTGTCGGTCACGTCGCTGTAG
- a CDS encoding M24 family metallopeptidase, with protein sequence MTDTDAPYPRRLDAAHDRLADADVDADALVLFPSTNLRYLTGLDEHPSERHFLLFVVPDADPVFLVPALSGEQVRAESAVADVRTWADDEDPVAAVEAVAEDLALANDAPHVLVDDTMHARFTQDLRRVLPDATWGLAEDALADLRVVKDDAEVAALRRAGEAADAVVRDLRDRGEEVVGMTETEVARLVEDRLAAHGGTGVAFEVIVGSGPNGAMPHHTHGDRVVEAGDPVVLDFGTRVDGYPSDQTRTLVFGDESPPEGFREVHRVVREAQEAAVEAVEPGVAVGAVDAAARDAITEAGYGEEFVHRTGHGVGLDVHEEPYVVAGGERELEPGMVFSVEPGVYLPGEFGVRIEDLVVVTDDGCVRLNRTDRGWRTD encoded by the coding sequence GTGACCGACACCGACGCCCCGTACCCTCGCCGACTCGACGCCGCCCACGACCGCCTCGCGGACGCCGACGTCGACGCCGACGCGCTCGTGTTGTTCCCGAGTACGAACCTGCGGTACCTCACCGGACTCGACGAACACCCGAGCGAGCGCCACTTCCTCCTGTTCGTCGTCCCCGACGCCGACCCCGTGTTCCTCGTCCCGGCGCTGTCCGGCGAGCAGGTGCGCGCGGAGTCGGCCGTCGCCGACGTGCGGACGTGGGCCGACGACGAGGACCCCGTCGCCGCCGTCGAGGCGGTCGCCGAGGACCTCGCGCTGGCGAACGACGCCCCCCACGTCCTCGTCGACGACACGATGCACGCGCGGTTCACCCAGGACCTCCGGCGCGTGCTCCCGGACGCGACGTGGGGGCTGGCCGAGGACGCCCTGGCCGACCTCCGCGTGGTCAAAGACGACGCCGAGGTCGCCGCGCTGCGGCGCGCCGGCGAGGCCGCCGACGCCGTCGTCCGCGACCTGCGCGACCGGGGCGAGGAGGTGGTCGGGATGACCGAGACCGAGGTGGCGCGCCTCGTCGAGGACCGCCTCGCCGCCCACGGCGGCACCGGCGTCGCCTTCGAGGTCATCGTCGGCTCCGGCCCGAACGGCGCGATGCCCCACCACACCCACGGCGACCGCGTCGTCGAGGCGGGCGACCCGGTCGTGCTCGACTTCGGCACCCGCGTCGACGGCTACCCCTCCGACCAGACGCGGACGCTCGTGTTCGGCGACGAGTCGCCGCCGGAGGGCTTTCGGGAGGTCCACCGCGTCGTCCGCGAGGCGCAGGAGGCGGCCGTCGAGGCGGTCGAACCCGGCGTCGCGGTCGGCGCGGTGGACGCCGCCGCCCGCGACGCGATCACCGAGGCCGGCTACGGCGAGGAGTTCGTCCACCGCACGGGCCACGGCGTCGGGCTGGACGTCCACGAGGAGCCGTACGTCGTCGCCGGCGGCGAGCGGGAACTCGAACCGGGGATGGTGTTCAGCGTCGAGCCGGGCGTGTACCTCCCCGGCGAGTTCGGCGTCCGCATCGAGGACCTGGTCGTCGTCACCGACGACGGCTGCGTCCGGCTCAACCGGACCGACCGCGGCTGGCGCACCGACTGA
- a CDS encoding uracil-xanthine permease family protein, translating to MAGDANHTDTAERPARTDGGEETPTDGPTADGGEESSLITYGIEDRPPFAQSLGLGLQHYLTMVGANIAVPLILAGAMGMPDQFVPRFVGTFFVVSGIATLAQTTLGNRYPIVQGAPFSMLAPALAIVGVVVANPPGGGVEAWRAALLQLQGAIVVAALFEVAIGYLGLVGRLRRYFSPVVIAPVIVLIGLTLFTAPQVATATQNWPLLLFTFGLIAAFSQFLGDRSRAFQLFPVLLGIVVAYVVALVLSAAGVYAPGTPGFVDLVPVVEAPLAVAIYPLQWGVPQVTTSFVVGMLAGVVASIIESLGDYHAVARLSGVGAPSEKRITHGIGMEGLANVFAGLMGAGGSTSYSENIGAIGLTGVASRYVVQVGAAAMLVVGFFGPFGALIASIPDPVVGGLYVAMFGQIVGVGLSNLKYVDLDSQRNLFVLGVSLFAGLFVPEYFGNVAAAAPDGVGGAAFFAQSMAAVPALGPVLGADVVANTVFVVGSTGISVGGIVAFTLDNAIPGTDEERGLAEWAETAEADEDFASAYDRFVRAD from the coding sequence ATGGCAGGGGACGCGAACCACACCGACACGGCCGAACGGCCGGCCCGGACCGACGGCGGCGAGGAGACGCCGACCGACGGCCCGACGGCCGACGGCGGGGAGGAGTCGTCGCTGATCACCTACGGCATCGAGGACAGACCGCCGTTCGCGCAGTCGCTGGGACTGGGACTCCAGCACTACCTCACGATGGTGGGCGCGAACATCGCGGTGCCGCTGATCCTCGCGGGCGCGATGGGGATGCCCGACCAGTTCGTGCCGCGGTTCGTCGGGACGTTCTTCGTCGTCTCCGGGATCGCGACGCTCGCGCAGACGACGCTCGGCAACCGCTACCCCATCGTGCAGGGGGCGCCGTTCTCGATGCTGGCGCCGGCGCTGGCCATCGTCGGCGTCGTCGTCGCGAACCCGCCCGGCGGCGGGGTCGAGGCGTGGCGCGCGGCGCTGTTACAGCTACAGGGCGCCATCGTCGTCGCCGCGCTGTTCGAGGTCGCCATCGGCTACCTCGGGCTGGTGGGGCGCCTCCGGCGGTACTTCTCGCCGGTCGTCATCGCGCCGGTCATCGTGCTCATCGGGCTGACGCTGTTCACGGCGCCGCAGGTCGCCACGGCGACGCAGAACTGGCCGCTGCTGCTGTTCACGTTCGGCCTGATCGCCGCCTTCTCGCAGTTCCTCGGCGACCGCTCGCGGGCGTTCCAACTGTTCCCGGTACTACTGGGCATCGTCGTCGCCTACGTCGTCGCGCTCGTGCTGTCGGCGGCGGGCGTGTACGCGCCGGGCACCCCCGGCTTCGTCGACCTCGTGCCGGTGGTGGAGGCGCCGCTGGCGGTCGCTATCTACCCGCTGCAGTGGGGCGTCCCGCAGGTGACGACCAGTTTCGTCGTCGGGATGCTCGCGGGCGTCGTCGCGTCGATCATCGAGTCGCTCGGCGACTACCACGCCGTCGCCCGCCTGTCGGGCGTCGGCGCCCCCTCCGAGAAGCGCATCACCCACGGCATCGGGATGGAGGGGCTGGCGAACGTGTTCGCCGGGCTGATGGGCGCGGGCGGCTCCACCTCCTACTCGGAGAACATCGGCGCCATCGGGCTGACGGGCGTCGCCTCGCGGTACGTCGTGCAGGTCGGCGCGGCCGCGATGCTCGTGGTCGGCTTCTTCGGCCCGTTCGGGGCGCTCATCGCGAGCATCCCCGACCCCGTCGTCGGCGGGCTGTACGTCGCGATGTTCGGTCAGATCGTCGGCGTCGGGCTGTCGAACCTGAAGTACGTCGATCTGGACTCCCAGCGCAACCTGTTCGTGCTCGGCGTCTCGCTGTTCGCGGGGCTGTTCGTCCCCGAGTACTTCGGCAACGTCGCCGCCGCGGCGCCCGACGGCGTGGGCGGGGCGGCGTTCTTCGCCCAGAGCATGGCCGCGGTGCCCGCCCTCGGTCCCGTGCTGGGCGCCGACGTCGTCGCCAACACCGTGTTCGTCGTCGGCTCGACCGGCATCAGCGTCGGCGGCATCGTCGCGTTCACGCTCGACAACGCGATCCCCGGCACCGACGAGGAGCGCGGGCTGGCCGAGTGGGCCGAGACCGCCGAGGCCGACGAGGACTTCGCCTCCGCGTACGACCGCTTCGTCCGCGCCGACTGA
- a CDS encoding MFS transporter yields MDRNRRWLVAWGLGYAAVGGASVLVPLYAIALDASLAFVGLIAATAALVGVPGAVAWAALAARTDRRRPFVLVALGATAGVLALVPFADAPAAVLVLNAALWFVVSAAVPVLNLVVVEGAPVDEWDGRIASLNAWQGYGWVAGLVLGTAWTVLSPRAGLDPLVAQRLLFFVLAVVATAALLLARLWYPEPSTVSAERFRRVYARLSRSNWGAGRYLRASLYGPTRVYWGLRTMRSRPERDRGDAGRGGRRRRGRVPNPLARFAPALRRYVLAVVVFSLGFAVFWGPVPAFLAGRVDAGAVFGVYLAGNVGSAVCYGPAGRLAKRYAPYAIQLGALAARGALFPSVAVVALVVPALAGYALTFGLIGATWAFIAVTTAGIVTRLADDANRGAALGVQAAAAGLATAVGSAVGGVVAGAVGYLATFALGAALVAVGIGLVVVARRPSGYRSARNAST; encoded by the coding sequence GTGGACCGCAATCGCCGTTGGCTGGTCGCGTGGGGGCTGGGGTACGCGGCCGTGGGCGGCGCCTCCGTCCTGGTGCCGCTGTACGCCATCGCGCTGGACGCGAGCCTCGCGTTCGTCGGGCTGATCGCCGCGACCGCCGCGCTCGTCGGGGTGCCCGGCGCCGTCGCGTGGGCCGCCCTCGCCGCCCGCACCGACCGCCGCCGCCCGTTCGTGCTCGTCGCGCTCGGCGCGACCGCCGGCGTGCTCGCGCTCGTCCCGTTCGCCGACGCGCCCGCCGCCGTGCTCGTGTTGAACGCCGCGCTGTGGTTCGTCGTCTCCGCGGCCGTCCCCGTGCTCAACCTCGTCGTCGTCGAGGGCGCGCCCGTCGACGAGTGGGACGGTCGGATCGCCTCGCTGAACGCCTGGCAGGGGTACGGCTGGGTCGCGGGACTCGTCCTCGGCACCGCGTGGACCGTCCTGTCGCCCCGGGCCGGGCTGGACCCGCTGGTCGCCCAGCGGCTCCTCTTCTTCGTGCTCGCGGTCGTCGCGACGGCGGCGCTGCTGCTGGCGCGGCTGTGGTACCCGGAGCCGTCGACGGTCTCCGCCGAGCGGTTCCGGCGGGTGTACGCCCGGCTGTCGCGGTCGAACTGGGGCGCCGGCCGCTACCTCCGCGCGAGCCTGTACGGCCCGACGCGCGTGTACTGGGGCCTGCGGACGATGCGGTCGCGACCCGAGCGCGACCGCGGCGACGCCGGGCGGGGCGGCCGCCGGCGTCGCGGGCGCGTCCCGAACCCGCTCGCGCGGTTCGCCCCGGCGCTGCGGCGGTACGTCCTCGCGGTCGTCGTGTTCTCGCTCGGGTTCGCGGTGTTCTGGGGACCGGTGCCGGCGTTCCTCGCCGGGCGCGTCGACGCCGGCGCCGTCTTCGGCGTCTACCTCGCGGGCAACGTCGGCTCGGCGGTGTGTTACGGCCCCGCCGGCCGGCTCGCGAAGCGGTACGCGCCGTACGCCATCCAGTTGGGCGCGCTCGCGGCCCGCGGGGCGCTGTTCCCGTCGGTGGCGGTCGTCGCGCTCGTGGTGCCGGCGCTGGCCGGCTACGCGCTCACGTTCGGGCTGATCGGCGCGACGTGGGCGTTCATCGCCGTCACCACCGCGGGCATCGTCACCCGGCTCGCCGACGACGCGAACCGCGGGGCCGCGCTGGGCGTGCAGGCGGCCGCCGCCGGGCTGGCTACGGCCGTCGGCTCGGCGGTCGGCGGCGTCGTCGCCGGCGCGGTCGGCTACCTCGCGACGTTCGCGCTCGGGGCGGCGCTCGTCGCCGTCGGCATCGGACTGGTCGTCGTCGCGCGGCGGCCGAGCGGCTACCGCTCGGCGAGGAACGCCTCGACCTGA
- a CDS encoding carbohydrate kinase family protein encodes MSRRLVVGECIVDLHPDTGAAGEAAGGDATGGDPGGGDAGTYTPKPGGAPANVAVGLARLDEAPGLWTRLGTDGFGDFLARTLDAEGIPDTDVERDPDAPTGLAVVSLDADGDRSFALYLDGTAACRLERGAVDDAALAATDWLHVGGVELAHEPARSAVFDLLDRAPADTTVSFDPNARESLWRTFDYADTLAAALPDVDVLVASAEDLAPAGFAGDAAALADAVVSEGPHTALITRGAAGSYGRSTAAAPWGADEADHSGYDADVVDTTGAGDAFTAGAIAALDGGESLAAALRFADAVGARATTAQGAMSALPTRDQVEAFLAER; translated from the coding sequence GTGAGCCGTCGCCTCGTCGTCGGCGAGTGCATCGTCGACCTCCACCCCGACACCGGCGCGGCGGGCGAGGCGGCCGGCGGCGACGCGACCGGCGGCGACCCGGGCGGCGGCGACGCGGGTACCTACACGCCGAAACCGGGCGGGGCGCCGGCGAACGTCGCCGTCGGGCTGGCGCGCCTCGACGAGGCGCCCGGGCTGTGGACCCGTCTCGGCACCGACGGCTTCGGCGACTTCCTCGCGCGGACGCTCGACGCGGAAGGGATCCCCGACACCGACGTCGAGCGCGACCCCGACGCGCCGACGGGGCTGGCGGTGGTGTCGCTGGACGCCGACGGCGACCGCTCGTTCGCGCTGTACCTCGACGGCACCGCGGCCTGCCGGCTGGAGCGGGGCGCCGTCGACGACGCGGCGCTGGCGGCGACCGACTGGCTCCACGTCGGCGGCGTCGAGTTGGCCCACGAGCCGGCGCGCTCGGCCGTGTTCGACCTGCTCGACCGGGCGCCCGCCGACACGACCGTCTCGTTCGACCCCAACGCCCGCGAGTCGCTGTGGCGGACGTTCGACTACGCCGACACGCTGGCGGCGGCGCTGCCGGACGTGGACGTGCTCGTCGCGAGCGCGGAGGACCTCGCGCCGGCGGGCTTCGCGGGGGACGCGGCGGCGCTGGCCGACGCGGTCGTGAGCGAGGGACCGCACACCGCACTGATCACCCGCGGCGCCGCCGGGTCGTACGGCCGGTCGACCGCCGCCGCGCCGTGGGGCGCCGACGAGGCCGACCACTCGGGCTACGACGCCGACGTGGTCGACACCACGGGCGCGGGCGACGCGTTCACCGCCGGCGCCATCGCGGCGCTCGACGGCGGCGAGTCGCTGGCGGCGGCGCTCCGCTTCGCCGACGCCGTCGGCGCGCGGGCGACGACCGCACAGGGGGCGATGTCCGCGCTGCCGACCCGGGATCAGGTCGAGGCGTTCCTCGCCGAGCGGTAG